One region of Armigeres subalbatus isolate Guangzhou_Male chromosome 3, GZ_Asu_2, whole genome shotgun sequence genomic DNA includes:
- the LOC134225729 gene encoding uncharacterized protein LOC134225729 isoform X3: MWIVTAFYYTMETIELLKLMRLQCTNQAKNETFRIQFDDELVDKVCNFYGRLDDFMPYHIITTLIKMVPGILLIVGIFKHNITLIKVFIVYALLEEIFFVTVFSKIFTLINTEGKKSSWIFWILVFSCAKLILGIWIILGVYAAIDSRIKTIHRIM, encoded by the exons ATGTGGATAGTAACGGCGTTCTACTACACGATGGAAACAATTGAGCTGTTGAAGCTGATGCGATTACAATGCACCAATCAGGCGAAAAATGAAACCTTTCGGATCCAATTTGACGACGAACTGGTGGATAAGGTGTGCAACTTCTACGGACGTTTGG ATGACTTCATGCCATACCACATTATTACAACGCTCATCAAGATGGTTCCTGGCATATTGCTAATTGTAGGAATATTTAAA CACAATATAACTTTAATAAAGGTATTCATTGTCTACGCTCTTTTGGAAGAGATTTTCTTTGTGACTGTCTTCTCGAAAATATTCACTCTTATCAACACTGAAGGGAAAAAGAGTTCATGGATATTCTGGATCTTGGTTTTCTCATGCG CAAAACTTATACTGGGAATCTGGATAATCCTCGGAGTTTATGCAGCTATTGACAGCAGGATAAAAACAATTCATAGAATAATGTGA
- the LOC134225729 gene encoding uncharacterized protein LOC134225729 isoform X2, with protein MCTKECYKVFGYFLGFMWIVTAFYYTMETIELLKLMRLQCTNQAKNETFRIQFDDELVDKVCNFYGRLDDFMPYHIITTLIKMVPGILLIVGIFKHNITLIKVFIVYALLEEIFFVTVFSKIFTLINTEGKKSSWIFWILVFSCAKLILGIWIILGVYAAIDSRIKTIHRIM; from the exons ATGTGTACCAAGGAGTGCTACAAAGTGTTTGGGTACTTCCTCGGATTCATGTGGATAGTAACGGCGTTCTACTACACGATGGAAACAATTGAGCTGTTGAAGCTGATGCGATTACAATGCACCAATCAGGCGAAAAATGAAACCTTTCGGATCCAATTTGACGACGAACTGGTGGATAAGGTGTGCAACTTCTACGGACGTTTGG ATGACTTCATGCCATACCACATTATTACAACGCTCATCAAGATGGTTCCTGGCATATTGCTAATTGTAGGAATATTTAAA CACAATATAACTTTAATAAAGGTATTCATTGTCTACGCTCTTTTGGAAGAGATTTTCTTTGTGACTGTCTTCTCGAAAATATTCACTCTTATCAACACTGAAGGGAAAAAGAGTTCATGGATATTCTGGATCTTGGTTTTCTCATGCG CAAAACTTATACTGGGAATCTGGATAATCCTCGGAGTTTATGCAGCTATTGACAGCAGGATAAAAACAATTCATAGAATAATGTGA